The window GTTCGTGAAGACGCAGATGTCGGCGGCGACCTGCATGGCCTTGCGCGCGATCTGTTCGGGATCCTCCTCGTAGGCGTCGAGCGCGCGCGCGGCGGCGAGCGCGTAGTTGCCGCCCGAACCGATCGAGGCGATCTGGCTATCTCCCAGCGCCTCGGGCTCGAGCACGTCGCCGTTGCCGGTGAGGATCAACAGCGAATCGGCGTCCGCCACGATCATCAGCGCTTCCAGGTTGCGCAGGTACTTGTCGGTGCGCCAGTCCTTGGCGAGCTCGACCGCCGCACGCATCAGCTGGCCGCGGTGCTGCTCCAGCTTGCGCTCAAGACGCTCGAACAGGGTGAAGGCATCGGCCGTTGCGCCCGCAAAGCCGGCGATGACCTTGCCGCCCTCACCGATGCGCCGGACCTTGCGCGCGTTGGGTTTCATGACGGTGTTGCCCATGGAGACCTGACCGTCTCCGGCGATCACCGTACGCCCGCCCTTGCGCACGCCGATGATCGTCGTCCCATGCCACTGTACCAGGCCGTGGCTCGCTGCATCGCTATTCATGGGCGAGGATATATGCCCGCATGTGTGCCGTTCAAGACATAGCCTGCGCCCGATTGCACACCCCCCACGCAAAAGGCGCGCGGGACTGTGCATCCCGCGCGCCTTTGCAATCGATCTGCGGCCCGGTTCCAGGCCGCGCTCTTCAAGCCGGAGCGATCAGCTGCCGTTCGGACCCGGGCCCTGCGGCGCCTGACCGCCGCCCATGCCGCCGGTGCCCACCGCGCCGATGTTGCCGAACAGGTCTTCGAGCAGCGAGCGGTGACGGCCCAGCGTGGGCGTCGTGTCGCCGTTGGGGCTGATCCGGGCGACCTGCTCCATGCCGCGGCGCTGAACATCCAGCACGTTGTCGTTGGCGTCGAACTGGACGCGGAACACGGTCTGCTGGTCGGTGCGCGGCTTGCGGAACGCGGGCGTCTTCACCGTCTGCGAGACATAGTACCAGTCCTTGGCGCCGAACTGGCTTTCGAACGTCGGGCGGCCCAGCGTGTGCTCCACCGACTGGCGGTTGTCGACGCCCGGCTGCACCGAATCGACCAGCGTCTGGTCCACGATGTACCCGCGATGGTCCTTGATCGAGCTGCAGCCCGCGACCAGCGCGCCGAGCGCGAGGAGCGCCCCTGCCGACCTGAGCTTCAAACCACGGTTACCCATCACTACACTCCAAAACCTCGGGGACATGGCGGGCAAGGATCCTTGCCAGCGCGCCTGCCGCCCATGTATCGGCATCAGGCCTTAAGGCCCCGCAAGCGCGTGCGCAATGGCTGTGCGCCCAAAGGGACCCGATTTGCACTGCCTGGCCAGTGCCGATTGAATTGCCGCTGAACGAAGGAGTGCTCTGCCCCGTGTCGTTGTTTTCCCGCCTCATGGGCACACGCAAGGCGCCGCGCACCGACATGCGCCCGCTCTGGCACCGCCTCGTGGAAATTGCCCGCGAGGAACACTGGTACGCGCGCGAGGGCGTTGCCGACACGGTGTCGGGCCGTTTCGATGCGGTGACGCTGGTGATGGCGCTGGCCATGCTGCGCATGGAGCGCGCCGCGCTGGACACCGAGGCCCCGGCCCCGCTCATCAATGCCTCCGCGCACCTCACCGAACTCTTCGTCGAGGACATGGACGGCCAGCTGCGCCAGTCGGGCGTGGGCGATCTGGTCGTGGGCAAGCGCATGGGCAAGCTGGTGAGCGTCCTTGGCGGACGCATCGGCGCGCTGCGCGACGCGCTTGCCCCGGACAGCGACACTGCGCTCGAGGACGTCCTCGCGCGCAACGTGACCCTTAACGAAGGCGCCTCGACCGCGGCGCTGGCCGAGGCCGTGCGCGCACTTCACACCACCTTCCAGTCCCTCTCCGACGACGATCTGCTAGCCGCAAGGATTGCGCGATGACCTCT is drawn from Novosphingobium decolorationis and contains these coding sequences:
- the hslV gene encoding ATP-dependent protease subunit HslV; this encodes MNSDAASHGLVQWHGTTIIGVRKGGRTVIAGDGQVSMGNTVMKPNARKVRRIGEGGKVIAGFAGATADAFTLFERLERKLEQHRGQLMRAAVELAKDWRTDKYLRNLEALMIVADADSLLILTGNGDVLEPEALGDSQIASIGSGGNYALAAARALDAYEEDPEQIARKAMQVAADICVFTNDRVTLETI
- a CDS encoding outer membrane protein assembly factor BamE, translated to MGNRGLKLRSAGALLALGALVAGCSSIKDHRGYIVDQTLVDSVQPGVDNRQSVEHTLGRPTFESQFGAKDWYYVSQTVKTPAFRKPRTDQQTVFRVQFDANDNVLDVQRRGMEQVARISPNGDTTPTLGRHRSLLEDLFGNIGAVGTGGMGGGQAPQGPGPNGS
- a CDS encoding ubiquinol-cytochrome C chaperone family protein, encoding MSLFSRLMGTRKAPRTDMRPLWHRLVEIAREEHWYAREGVADTVSGRFDAVTLVMALAMLRMERAALDTEAPAPLINASAHLTELFVEDMDGQLRQSGVGDLVVGKRMGKLVSVLGGRIGALRDALAPDSDTALEDVLARNVTLNEGASTAALAEAVRALHTTFQSLSDDDLLAARIAR